A genomic segment from Microbacterium sp. SORGH_AS_0428 encodes:
- the dinB gene encoding DNA polymerase IV — translation MGRGDGSGRIVSPADADDTGAGILHVDMDAFYAAVAVLDDPSLAGKPLIIGSPEGRSVVSSASYEARRYGVRSAMPVSQAMRLCPSAVIVPPRFDRYTTLSAQVMDIFREFTPLVEPLSIDEAFLDVRGSRRLWGSPGTIARLLRARVLERTGLVCSVGAAATKHVAKMASTLSKPDGLLIIAAADTAAFLAPRPVRAMWGVGPRSAEVLEARGIRTIGDVLQTPRPVLERALGPAMGERVWHLARGEDAREVSVERIDKSIGHEETFHDDVDDDTVLRAEVRRLADRVGARLRAHDVEAATVAIKVRFADFRTLSRSVTLPEPTAVGQRIGDAALRLLAGIDRSLPVRLIGVRGENLRSSGMMATLWDDDAEWRRVEEALDDASSRFGRGAVTRAALLGAPRAGGSLPSHPRPPRSE, via the coding sequence ATGGGACGCGGCGACGGATCCGGGCGCATCGTGTCGCCGGCCGATGCCGACGACACCGGCGCGGGCATCCTGCACGTCGACATGGACGCGTTCTATGCCGCCGTCGCCGTGCTCGACGATCCATCGTTGGCGGGCAAGCCGCTGATCATCGGATCGCCCGAAGGTCGCAGCGTCGTCTCGAGCGCGTCGTACGAGGCCCGTCGTTACGGCGTGCGCTCCGCCATGCCGGTGTCACAGGCGATGCGTCTGTGTCCATCGGCGGTGATCGTGCCGCCGCGCTTCGACCGCTACACGACCCTCTCGGCGCAGGTCATGGACATCTTCCGCGAGTTCACTCCTCTGGTCGAGCCGCTGTCGATCGACGAAGCGTTTCTGGACGTGCGCGGTTCGCGCCGCCTCTGGGGCAGCCCCGGGACGATCGCGCGGCTGCTGCGTGCCCGGGTTCTCGAGCGCACCGGGCTCGTGTGCAGCGTGGGAGCAGCGGCGACGAAGCACGTCGCGAAGATGGCATCGACGCTCAGCAAGCCCGACGGGCTGCTGATCATCGCAGCCGCCGACACCGCCGCTTTCCTCGCGCCCCGACCGGTTCGTGCGATGTGGGGCGTGGGCCCCCGCTCCGCGGAAGTCCTCGAGGCCCGCGGCATCCGCACGATCGGCGACGTCCTGCAGACCCCGCGGCCGGTGCTCGAGAGAGCACTCGGTCCCGCCATGGGGGAGCGCGTCTGGCATCTGGCGCGCGGCGAGGATGCGCGTGAGGTCTCCGTCGAGCGGATCGACAAGAGCATCGGTCACGAGGAGACCTTCCACGACGACGTCGACGACGACACGGTGCTCCGAGCGGAAGTGCGCCGTCTCGCCGACCGGGTGGGCGCGAGACTTCGGGCGCACGATGTCGAGGCGGCGACGGTGGCCATCAAGGTGCGTTTCGCGGACTTCCGCACCCTGTCGCGGTCGGTGACCCTGCCCGAGCCCACCGCAGTGGGACAGCGGATCGGCGATGCTGCGCTGCGTCTGCTCGCGGGCATCGACAGGTCTCTTCCCGTGCGGCTCATCGGGGTGCGGGGCGAGAACCTGCGCTCGTCCGGCATGATGGCCACTCTCTGGGACGACGACGCCGAGTGGCGGCGCGTCGAAGAGGCTCTCGACGACGCTTCGAGCCGTTTCGGCCGCGGAGCGGTCACCCGCGCGGCCCTGCTGGGCGCGCCGCGTGCCGGCGGCTCCTTGCCTTCGCACCCCCGCCCACCCCGGTCCGAGTGA
- a CDS encoding DUF2017 family protein yields the protein MSDTVTLSFTRVEAVHLRGLVGQFVDLLADADAASDPAIARLTPSAYPEDAASADQFHATTRADLLRRRSAEAGTVLADLASAGELDPSDDDAFDEALAQMEISLEPRQVAAWMRTLNAVRLVLAARLGIDDEEDHPADDPRFGVYEWLGYRLELLISATDDL from the coding sequence ATGAGCGACACCGTCACCCTGTCCTTCACGCGCGTCGAGGCCGTCCACCTGCGAGGCCTCGTCGGGCAGTTCGTCGATCTGCTGGCGGATGCGGATGCCGCATCCGACCCGGCGATCGCACGCCTGACACCCTCGGCCTACCCCGAAGACGCGGCGTCGGCGGATCAGTTCCACGCCACGACCCGCGCTGACCTCCTTCGCCGGCGAAGCGCGGAGGCCGGCACCGTCCTGGCCGACCTCGCCAGCGCGGGTGAGCTGGACCCGTCCGACGACGACGCCTTCGACGAGGCGCTCGCACAGATGGAGATCTCGCTCGAGCCGCGCCAGGTGGCGGCGTGGATGCGGACGCTCAATGCCGTACGGCTCGTCCTGGCTGCGCGACTGGGCATCGACGACGAGGAGGATCATCCGGCAGACGATCCCCGCTTCGGCGTGTACGAGTGGCTCGGCTATCGGCTCGAGCTGCTGATCAGCGCTACCGACGACCTCTGA
- the clpS gene encoding ATP-dependent Clp protease adapter ClpS, translating to MGMMAALANPDLDERVDLGAAGALDPHWQTVVWNDPVNLMSYVVRVFREYFGFSREEATRRMMAVHNDGHAVVAEGMREQMELHAQAMHDYGLWATVRRAPGA from the coding sequence GTGGGCATGATGGCCGCGCTCGCGAACCCCGACCTCGATGAACGAGTCGATCTCGGCGCGGCCGGGGCCCTCGACCCGCATTGGCAGACCGTCGTCTGGAACGACCCCGTCAACCTCATGAGCTACGTCGTCCGCGTCTTCCGCGAGTACTTCGGCTTCTCCCGGGAGGAGGCCACCCGGCGCATGATGGCGGTGCACAACGACGGACATGCCGTCGTCGCGGAGGGGATGCGGGAACAGATGGAGCTGCACGCGCAGGCCATGCACGACTACGGGCTCTGGGCGACGGTCCGACGGGCACCCGGCGCATGA
- a CDS encoding metallopeptidase family protein has translation MLEMDRESFERLVVEELDRLPDDMVDGLDNVVFVVEDRSDDEQGELFGLYDGWALTERDRYGVGELPDRIVVYREPHLNACADEQELRDEVHTTLVHEIAHFYGIDDARLHELGWA, from the coding sequence ATGCTTGAGATGGATCGCGAGAGCTTCGAACGCCTCGTCGTCGAGGAGCTCGACCGTCTCCCCGACGACATGGTCGACGGGCTCGACAATGTCGTGTTCGTGGTCGAGGACCGCTCGGACGACGAGCAGGGCGAACTGTTCGGACTGTACGACGGGTGGGCGCTCACCGAGCGCGACCGCTACGGCGTCGGCGAGCTGCCCGATCGGATCGTGGTGTATCGCGAGCCCCACCTGAACGCGTGTGCCGACGAGCAGGAGCTCCGTGATGAGGTGCACACGACACTCGTGCACGAGATCGCGCACTTCTACGGCATCGATGACGCCCGTCTGCACGAACTGGGGTGGGCATGA
- the orn gene encoding oligoribonuclease produces MSTTDGDRLVWIDCEMTGLDPQIDELVEIAIVITDFELNILDEGFQIVIRPDASALANMNDFVTEMHRSSGLLEEIPSGVSVAEAEFQALEYVQRFAPIEGKAPLAGNTIGTDRAFLARYMPRLDRWLHYRNVDVSSIKELSRRWYPRVYFNAPAKNGGHRALADIRESIRELAYYREAVFVSQPGPSSDDAKSVAANVVSSFAPEV; encoded by the coding sequence GTGAGTACGACCGATGGCGACCGGCTGGTGTGGATCGACTGCGAGATGACGGGTCTCGATCCTCAGATCGACGAGCTCGTCGAGATCGCGATCGTGATCACGGACTTCGAGCTGAACATCCTCGACGAGGGCTTCCAGATCGTCATCCGCCCCGACGCCTCCGCGTTGGCGAACATGAACGACTTCGTCACCGAGATGCACCGATCCTCCGGGCTTCTCGAGGAGATCCCCTCCGGCGTGAGCGTCGCCGAGGCCGAGTTCCAGGCGCTCGAGTACGTGCAGCGCTTCGCGCCGATCGAAGGCAAGGCGCCGCTGGCGGGCAACACCATCGGCACGGACCGCGCCTTCCTCGCTCGCTACATGCCGCGACTCGACCGGTGGCTGCACTACCGCAACGTCGACGTCTCCAGCATCAAGGAGCTCTCGCGCCGCTGGTATCCGCGGGTGTACTTCAATGCACCCGCCAAGAACGGCGGCCACCGGGCCCTCGCCGACATCCGCGAATCCATCCGCGAGCTGGCCTACTACCGCGAAGCCGTGTTCGTCTCACAGCCCGGTCCGTCCAGCGACGACGCGAAGTCGGTCGCGGCGAACGTCGTGTCATCATTTGCCCCAGAGGTGTGA
- a CDS encoding methyltransferase: MSTTEALWVAYGNAGVVGSIRKDAGGYVVTMSGADAHLGSYPSMEIAKGALRAHLKPGSARPEFRQH, from the coding sequence ATGAGTACGACCGAAGCGCTCTGGGTGGCCTACGGGAACGCCGGCGTGGTGGGCAGCATCCGCAAGGATGCCGGGGGATACGTCGTCACGATGAGCGGGGCGGACGCCCATCTCGGAAGCTATCCCAGCATGGAGATCGCGAAGGGCGCGCTGCGCGCGCACCTCAAGCCCGGCTCGGCGCGGCCGGAGTTCCGTCAGCACTGA
- a CDS encoding PLP-dependent aminotransferase family protein, which produces MDSRVSARALTTRLGGWRTSEPAYEALADGIRLLCLDNRLPAGTALPAERELAAVLGVSRTTVAAAYRSLRDSGHIRSLRGSGSVTQGAPQRAATRTVSDPRAVDLQQASPAAWPGLAGVFAEAATQAPALLARPGYDVVGREELRAALADRYTRRGIATTSAQILITSGAQSALHLLATVLVRRGDRALIESPTYPHAAEALRAAGARLVSVPVTPDEGWDLDRAEQVFARVRPSLAYLMPDFQNPTGRSMSVNERELFVTMAERVGTTLIIDETTADLDIDRAIDPPPFGAGGQDDQIVRVGSFGKTVWGGLRVGWVRAPEQLIRRLIAARFPIELGTPDWEQHVATLLLPHLPQVIAQRAHLLRTGRDAVRAALAEQLPEWNVPAVDGGVALWVELDRPFSSALVLAARAEGVLLSAGPRFGVDGGFEKHLRIPFTAAAPDLERAVDGIARAWRRTIGGATPLREGALDAVV; this is translated from the coding sequence ATGGACTCCCGGGTGAGCGCGAGGGCACTGACGACGCGATTGGGTGGATGGCGCACGAGCGAGCCCGCATACGAGGCCCTCGCCGACGGGATCCGCCTTCTCTGTCTCGACAACCGGCTCCCCGCCGGCACCGCGCTCCCTGCGGAGCGGGAACTCGCGGCCGTGCTCGGCGTGAGCCGCACGACGGTCGCGGCCGCCTACCGGAGCCTTCGCGACAGCGGTCACATCCGCAGCCTCAGAGGCTCGGGCAGCGTCACGCAGGGAGCGCCGCAGCGCGCCGCCACGAGAACCGTCTCCGACCCTCGCGCCGTCGATCTCCAGCAGGCGAGCCCCGCGGCCTGGCCCGGCCTGGCGGGTGTGTTCGCCGAGGCCGCCACACAGGCGCCCGCATTGCTGGCACGCCCCGGCTACGACGTGGTCGGGCGCGAAGAGCTGCGCGCCGCGCTGGCCGATCGGTACACGCGACGCGGCATTGCGACCACATCGGCCCAGATCCTCATCACGAGCGGGGCGCAGAGCGCCCTCCACCTCTTGGCCACCGTGCTCGTGCGCCGCGGTGACCGGGCGCTCATCGAGAGCCCGACGTATCCGCACGCGGCCGAAGCGCTCCGTGCGGCCGGCGCTCGGCTGGTGAGCGTTCCTGTGACCCCTGATGAGGGGTGGGATCTGGATCGCGCCGAGCAGGTGTTCGCTCGCGTGCGCCCCAGCCTCGCGTACCTGATGCCGGACTTTCAGAATCCGACGGGGCGCTCGATGAGCGTGAACGAGCGCGAGTTGTTCGTGACGATGGCCGAGCGGGTGGGGACGACGCTCATCATCGACGAGACCACCGCCGATCTCGACATCGACCGCGCGATCGACCCGCCTCCGTTCGGGGCGGGTGGTCAGGACGATCAGATCGTGCGTGTCGGTTCGTTCGGGAAGACGGTCTGGGGCGGTCTGCGCGTCGGGTGGGTGCGCGCCCCGGAGCAGCTCATCCGTCGGCTCATCGCGGCCCGCTTCCCGATCGAACTCGGAACCCCGGACTGGGAGCAGCACGTCGCGACGCTTCTCCTCCCGCATCTTCCGCAGGTCATCGCGCAGCGCGCGCATCTTCTGCGGACGGGACGTGATGCCGTCCGCGCGGCATTGGCGGAGCAATTGCCCGAGTGGAACGTTCCTGCGGTCGACGGCGGGGTGGCGCTGTGGGTGGAGCTCGACCGCCCGTTCAGCAGCGCACTCGTGCTCGCGGCGCGCGCCGAGGGCGTGCTCTTGTCCGCCGGGCCCCGGTTCGGGGTGGACGGGGGATTCGAGAAGCATCTGCGCATCCCGTTCACCGCGGCCGCGCCCGACCTCGAGCGCGCCGTCGATGGGATCGCTCGTGCGTGGCGGCGGACCATCGGGGGAGCGACGCCTCTCAGAGAGGGGGCGCTGGATGCGGTGGTGTGA
- the ssb gene encoding single-stranded DNA-binding protein has protein sequence MKERITIVGNVAATPELRRMPSGDAVVSFRVGVTERRQDKQTSQWVDGNTSWYRVSAYRGLAENIHRSIGSGERVVVSGRFSLQEWETDTKKGVSAEIEAEAVGHDLRWGTTVYTRTAARSGEAAGHDVIPLTGPVDEDGWAAPGAVSEEVSVGSTPF, from the coding sequence ATGAAGGAACGCATCACGATCGTCGGGAATGTGGCGGCGACGCCCGAACTGCGGCGGATGCCCTCGGGCGACGCGGTCGTCAGCTTCCGCGTCGGCGTGACCGAACGTCGCCAGGACAAGCAGACCTCGCAGTGGGTCGACGGGAACACCAGCTGGTATCGCGTGAGCGCCTACCGCGGACTGGCCGAGAACATCCACCGCTCGATCGGATCGGGCGAGCGGGTCGTCGTGAGCGGTCGTTTCTCACTGCAGGAGTGGGAGACCGACACGAAGAAGGGCGTCTCGGCGGAGATCGAGGCGGAGGCCGTGGGCCATGACCTGCGGTGGGGCACGACTGTCTACACGCGCACCGCCGCGCGGTCGGGGGAGGCCGCCGGGCACGACGTCATCCCCCTCACGGGTCCGGTCGACGAAGACGGATGGGCGGCGCCCGGTGCGGTGAGCGAGGAGGTGAGCGTCGGGTCCACTCCGTTCTGA
- a CDS encoding DUF6993 domain-containing protein: MTPPRAVRLSALVLVAAAGAVMLAACTPSPEPSPTVSVSTPTATTPAPSAAPTLVPEGSAEDNLPLFTSVVDGVWAGPDQVSGRAYIDALTAAGFDKAAMQVTPDQSTVNNPAESIQFSVRWGDECLIGQVGPATREAVTVVEPGLSDGTCLIGRTRAIDW; encoded by the coding sequence GTGACCCCGCCCCGCGCCGTCCGACTGTCCGCCCTCGTCCTCGTGGCTGCGGCCGGCGCCGTGATGCTCGCGGCGTGCACGCCATCGCCTGAGCCGAGCCCGACCGTGTCGGTCTCGACTCCCACCGCCACGACCCCGGCTCCGAGCGCGGCACCGACTCTCGTCCCGGAGGGGTCGGCCGAAGACAACCTGCCGCTGTTCACGAGCGTGGTCGATGGGGTGTGGGCCGGCCCCGACCAGGTTTCGGGGCGCGCCTACATCGACGCTCTCACGGCGGCCGGCTTCGACAAGGCCGCGATGCAGGTCACCCCTGATCAGTCGACGGTGAACAATCCTGCAGAGAGCATCCAGTTCTCGGTGCGCTGGGGCGACGAGTGCCTGATCGGCCAGGTGGGTCCCGCCACACGCGAGGCCGTGACGGTCGTGGAGCCGGGCCTCTCCGACGGCACGTGTCTGATCGGTCGCACCCGCGCCATCGACTGGTAG
- the ettA gene encoding energy-dependent translational throttle protein EttA has protein sequence MAEYIYSMVRARKAVGEKLILDDVTMAFLPGAKIGMVGPNGAGKSTILKIMAGLDQPSNGEAKLSPGYSVGILMQEPELDETKTVLENIQDGVAIKAKLDRFNEISGLMADPDADFDALLAEMGVLQEEIDAADGWDLDSQLEQAMDALRTPPGDAAIGPLSGGERRRVALAKLLLQKPDLLLLDEPTNHLDAESVLWLEQHLQSYKGAVIAITHDRYFLDNVAEWIAEVDRGRLIGYEGNYSTYLEKKAERLDVQGKKDAKLAKRLKDELEWVRSSAKGRQTKSKARLARYEEMAAEAERTRKLDFEEIQIPAGPRLGNVVIEAKKLHKGFGDRVLIDGLSFSLPPNGIVGVIGPNGVGKTTLFKTIVGLESLDGGDLKVGETVKISYVDQSRANIDPNKTLWEVVSDGLDIITVGKTEIPSRAYVSKFGFKGPDQQKKAGVLSGGERNRLNLALTLKEGGNLLLLDEPTNDLDVETLSSLENALLEFPGCAVVITHDRWFLDRIATHILAYEGTDDNPAQWYWFEGNFEAYEQNKIERLGPDAANPHRSTHRKLTRD, from the coding sequence ATGGCCGAATACATCTACTCCATGGTCCGTGCCCGCAAAGCGGTCGGCGAGAAGCTCATCCTCGACGACGTCACGATGGCGTTCCTCCCCGGTGCGAAGATCGGCATGGTGGGTCCGAACGGCGCCGGCAAGTCGACGATCCTCAAGATCATGGCGGGTCTCGACCAGCCCTCGAACGGCGAGGCCAAGCTGAGCCCGGGCTACAGCGTCGGCATCCTGATGCAGGAGCCCGAGCTCGACGAGACGAAGACCGTGCTGGAGAACATCCAGGACGGTGTCGCGATCAAGGCCAAGCTCGATCGCTTCAACGAGATCTCCGGTCTGATGGCCGATCCCGACGCCGACTTCGACGCGCTGCTGGCCGAGATGGGTGTGCTGCAGGAAGAGATCGACGCGGCCGACGGCTGGGACCTCGACTCGCAGCTCGAGCAGGCGATGGATGCGCTGCGCACCCCGCCCGGCGATGCCGCGATCGGCCCGCTCTCCGGTGGTGAGCGCCGTCGCGTCGCGCTGGCGAAGCTCCTGCTGCAGAAGCCCGACCTTCTCCTGCTCGACGAGCCCACGAACCACCTCGACGCCGAGAGCGTGCTCTGGCTCGAGCAGCACCTGCAGTCCTACAAGGGTGCCGTCATCGCGATCACCCACGATCGGTACTTCCTCGACAATGTCGCGGAGTGGATCGCCGAGGTCGATCGCGGTCGTCTGATCGGCTACGAGGGCAACTACTCGACGTACCTCGAGAAGAAGGCCGAGCGGCTCGATGTCCAGGGCAAGAAGGACGCGAAGCTCGCCAAGCGCCTCAAGGACGAACTCGAATGGGTCCGTTCGAGTGCGAAGGGCCGCCAGACCAAGTCGAAGGCGCGTCTCGCGCGGTATGAGGAGATGGCGGCGGAGGCCGAGCGCACGCGGAAGCTGGACTTCGAGGAGATCCAGATCCCTGCCGGTCCCCGCCTCGGAAACGTGGTCATCGAGGCGAAGAAGCTCCACAAGGGCTTCGGCGACCGCGTCCTCATCGACGGACTCAGCTTCAGCCTGCCGCCGAACGGCATCGTCGGCGTCATCGGCCCGAACGGCGTCGGCAAGACCACGCTGTTCAAGACGATCGTCGGGCTCGAGTCGCTGGACGGCGGCGATCTGAAGGTCGGCGAGACGGTCAAGATCAGCTACGTCGACCAGTCTCGCGCGAACATCGATCCCAACAAGACGCTGTGGGAGGTCGTCTCCGACGGACTCGACATCATCACGGTCGGCAAGACCGAGATCCCGTCGCGCGCCTACGTCTCGAAGTTCGGGTTCAAGGGACCGGACCAGCAGAAGAAGGCCGGCGTCCTCTCGGGTGGTGAGCGCAACCGTCTGAATCTCGCGCTGACGCTCAAGGAGGGCGGCAACCTGCTGCTGCTCGACGAGCCGACCAACGACCTCGACGTCGAGACGCTGAGCTCGCTCGAGAACGCGCTGCTGGAATTCCCCGGCTGTGCCGTGGTCATCACGCACGACCGGTGGTTCCTCGACCGCATCGCGACCCACATCCTCGCCTACGAGGGCACGGACGACAATCCCGCCCAGTGGTACTGGTTCGAGGGCAACTTCGAGGCGTACGAGCAGAACAAGATCGAGCGCCTCGGTCCGGATGCGGCCAACCCGCACCGTTCGACGCACCGCAAGCTGACACGCGACTGA
- a CDS encoding thioesterase family protein codes for MTEGDRRLHVPIHLRWGDLDAFNHVNNTSMLKLLEEARVRAFWAADDTEPQYPTAVVPAGAAAGVLTLIARQEIEYLHPVPYQRAPLDVQLWFGSLGGSSMEVCYEVFSPLTGEQPQTLYARSSAVVVTVDAATGRPMRLTERMREAWEPYLGAPIAYARRR; via the coding sequence ATGACCGAGGGCGATCGCCGGCTTCACGTGCCCATCCACCTGCGATGGGGAGACCTCGACGCGTTCAACCACGTCAACAACACCTCGATGCTGAAGCTTCTCGAGGAGGCGCGCGTGCGTGCCTTCTGGGCAGCGGATGACACCGAGCCGCAGTATCCGACCGCGGTCGTGCCGGCCGGGGCCGCGGCCGGTGTGCTCACCCTCATCGCCCGCCAGGAGATCGAGTACCTGCATCCCGTGCCGTACCAGCGCGCGCCGCTCGATGTCCAATTGTGGTTCGGGAGCCTCGGTGGATCCAGCATGGAGGTCTGCTACGAGGTCTTCAGCCCGCTGACGGGCGAGCAGCCTCAGACGCTCTACGCCCGCTCATCCGCCGTCGTGGTCACGGTCGATGCCGCCACGGGGCGGCCCATGCGGCTCACCGAACGGATGCGCGAGGCCTGGGAACCGTACCTGGGCGCGCCGATCGCCTACGCCCGACGGCGCTGA